From one Euwallacea fornicatus isolate EFF26 chromosome 4, ASM4011564v1, whole genome shotgun sequence genomic stretch:
- the Tor gene encoding serine/threonine-protein kinase mTor isoform X2: MSLVVMNQFVSNLKSKNEQIRTKAAKELYVYVKNDLRDATPEQITVFLDDFNHHIFEMVSSADVNEKKGGILAIVCLIGADVGNMTTRISRFAYYVRNLLPSNDVSVMELAAKTTASLALASGSKASEYVEFEVKTALEWLSGDRLESKRHAAVLVLKEFATALPTYFFQQISQFFDSIFNAIQDPKQAIREAAIEALRATLVVTTQRENAKDNHRGSSSWYRQCYDVSGKLLSVDKGERVRDDRIHGSLLILNELLYCSNATWERKYLSLQESTDPKPDLEIEQFSFNRPPFMYPIHAKKKATNMITNMVTSTLSPEKPIIIESSVCRQLVAEKFEYICIDVLAQKSLKVNFVQQTLLTILPRLAAFNKEKFVEKYLPSTMNYLCSILRGREKDRNSAFVTIGLIAVAVEEEFDPYVERVMELIKLSLPKTETPGKRRPVIDSCVFKCVTFLALALKKHDQMEIPNILEQMLATGLSQSLTICLRELAKKVPIHKDKISLGLLKILSHILLNRPLLHPGMPRNLTSNFPINSFVDTNDTQLIVLALHTLGTFDFEGQRLLPFVQRCANFFLVHEVMDIRLEAVKTTSRLLRHAVKSADKSPSETVSRTVADVLQKLLSVGLIDSEAQVRYGVLTSLDPTFDHHLAQAESLEALFIALQDEEFRIREVALFTIGRLSCMNPSYITPSLRKVLVQLLTELEHSGIGRNKEQGAILLDHLVVRAPRIIRPYMEPILKVLVPKLREGEPNPGVMISVLSTIGDLAEVTGGDSELQVWMQDLMATLLEILGDASAPDKRCAALVTLGQLVGATGHVVKPYSQYPTLLDVLLGFLKTEQHPTIRRETIRVLGLLGALDPYRHKMQKGEIDHLPQAPTLIPMPDKNLNEDSDLTSSEMLVNMSSSTLEEYYLAMAIATLLKIIRDPALSQYHTIVVQAVTFTFKSLGIKCVPYIAQVLPSLLNVVRSADVNAREFLFQQLAQLIAIVKQHIRNYLDDICELIKEFWTPYCAIQGTIILLLENIAEALGAEFKVYLPQLIPQILRVLNHDNSKEKQHTIKLLKALHKFGNNLDDYMHLVLPPIVRLIDASDCPVAVSKQALETIDQLAELIDLSDYISRITHPLVRTIDRNPELRDTALDTLCSLVTQLGRKFCIFVPMVQRVVVRHKINHRRWETLVSSIENDSTMADELDLPIPRNRQRKNRDVGISGDLSAMPQRLKVSEKNLQQAWVPIRGVSKDDWLEWVRGLSLELLKQSPIPALRSCLPLAQTYSQLPRDLFNAAFVSCWTELNENMRKEFLGCLERALTVPDVPEITQTILNLAEFMEHCDKGPLPLEGHLLGEYAMHCRAYAKALHYKEDEFIRGGSKDHRVIEALISINNKLQQKESAEGLLQCVICQGNEVQVQVQWYEKLHNWDKALGMYKDKLNSDPSDQDACLGQMRCLEALGEWGQLHEVFENKSSILVEDNKQKACRLALASAFGLHNYHSMEKFVKVIPQDTLDGSFYRAILAIHKEQYKLAQDFINISRDMIDTELTAMAGESYQRAYGAMVHVQMLSELEEVMQYKLVPERRETLKQMWWERLQAGQKLVEDWQKLIQVHSLVLQPHEDVNSWLKYAALCRKNGSVKPSGKTLIMLLGYDPELTPHKPLPVSQPQVTYAYCKHLWHVGERQRAFDQLQRFLTSYVQMEGVDSSVEERHRLLARCYLKLGTWQESLDGINPVSIRSVLMCYEKATEYDKNWYKAWHSWAYINFETVLLYRNKSEKDQDNSHGSQMERSSQEIDLTEHTVSAVKGFFKSIDLSRGSSLQDTLRLLTLWFEHGTSPQVSEAISDGIRTVDKNTWLQVIPQLIARIDTNRSLVSKSINYLLVDIGKIHPQALVYPLTVASKSNSALRRSAANKILKSMSEHSPTLVRQAITASEELIRVAILWHEMWHEGLEEASRLFFGERNVDGMLRILDPLHQMMQRGPQTLKETSFTQAYGRDLTEAHDWCRKYRASGNIRDLNQAWDLYYHVFRRISRQLPQLTSLELHYVSPNLLKCQDLELAVPGSYAPGQPIVRIAYFQRSLEVITSKQRPRKLIIRGSNGKDYMFLLKGHEDLRQDERVMQLFGLVNTLLQKDPDTFRRNLTIQRYVVIPLSTKSGLIGWVPHCDTLHTLIRDYRDKKKILLNIEHRIMLRMAPDYDHLTVMQKVEVFEHALEHTHGDDLARLLWLKSPSSEVWFERRTNYTRSLAVMSMVGYILGLGDRHPSNLMLDRLSGKIIHIDFGDCFEVAMDREKFPEKIPFRLTRMLINAMEVTGIEGTYRRTCESVMSVLHRNKDSLMAVLEAFVYDPLLNWRLIETPHRNKSNTGEVGSYSTGTSQDDLPESLSVIHRRSVLAETVNEGSQPEMVSKKAVTIINRVRDKLTSKDFHSEEMLDISKQVELLIQHATSNENLCQCYIGWCPFW, encoded by the exons ATGTCTCTAGTGGTTATGAACCAGTTTGTTTCCAACTTAAAGTCAAAGAATGAACAAATCAGGACAAAAGCTGCAAAAGAACTTTATGTATATgtgaaaaatgatttaagaGATGCAACACCAGAGCAAATCACTGTATTCCTTGATGACTTCAATCATCATATATTTGAAATGGTTTCAAGTGCGGATGTCAATGAGAAGAAGGGAGGAATATTGGCCATTG taTGTCTAATCGGAGCAGACGTAGGAAACATGACTACAAGAATTAGCAGATTTGCATATTATGTGAGAAATTTATTGCCTTCTAATGATGTTAGTGTTATGGAACTAGCAGCTAAAACAACAGCAAGTTTAGCATTAGCCTCTGGTTCAAAAGCTTCTGAATATGTTGAGTTTGAAGTAAAAACCGCGTTAGAATGGCTCAGTGGCGACCGActtgag TCAAAACGCCATGCTGCTGTATTagttttaaaggaatttgCCACTGCTCTTCCCACATAtttctttcaacaaatttcGCAGTTTTTTGATTCAATATTCAATGCAATTCAAGATCCGAAACAGGCCATCCGAGAAGCTGCTATTGAAGCTTTGCGAGCAACTCTAGTTGTTACGACGCAGCGAGAAAATGCAAAAGATAATCATAGAGGTTCCTCctcttg GTATCGTCAATGTTATGATGTGTCTGGAAAGCTTTTATCGGTCGATAAAGGTGAACGTGTACGGGATGACCGTATCCATGGCtctttgttaattttgaacGAACTCTTGTATTGTTCAAATGCGACTTGGGAGCGCAAGTATCTCTCGCTCCAAGAGAGTACAGACCCCAAACCAGATCTTGAGATTGAACAGTTCAGTTTTAACAGACCGCCGTTCATGTATCCAATTCACGCCAAGAAGAAGGCTACAAATATGATTACAAATATGGTTACGTCTACTCTTTCTCCTGAGAAACCGATCATTATTGAGTCTTCTGTTTGTCGGCAGCTAGTGGCAGAAAAATTTGAGTACATATGCATTGATGTTTTGGCCCAAAA gtcACTGAAAGTTAACTTTGTTCAGCAAACGTTGTTAACAATTTTGCCCAGATTGGCTgcttttaataaagaaaaatttgtagAGAAGTATCTTCCAAGCACAATGAATTATTTGTGTAGCATCCTTAGGGGAAGAGAAAAAGATAGAAACAGCGCTTTTGTAACTATTG GTTTGATTGCTGTAGCCGTAGAAGAAGAATTTGATCCTTACGTTGAAAGGGTAATGGAGCTGATAAAACTGTCTTTACCGAAAACGGAAACGCCCGGCAAAAGACGTCCTGTTATAGATAGTTGCGTGTTCAAGTGCGTCACATTTTTGGCTTTAGCTTTGAAGAAACACGACCAAATGGAAATTCCTAACATATTAGAACAG ATGTTGGCAACGGGATTGAGTCAGTCGTTAACCATATGCCTTCGCGAATTAGCTAAAAAAGTCCCAATCCATAAAGACAAAATTAGTTTAGGACTgttgaaaattctttctcATATTCTTTTAAATAGACCGTTGTTACATCCTGGAATGCCCAGAAATCTTACTTCAAATTTTCCCATAAATTCATTCGTCGACACTAACGACACACAGCTAATTGTATTAGCCCTTCATACTTTGG gAACCTTTGATTTCGAAGGTCAAAGACTTCTGCCATTCGTTCAACGTTGTGCCAATTTCTTTTTGGTGCACGAAGTGATGGATATTCGTTTGGAAGCAGTAAAAACCACTAGTCGTTTGTTAAGACATGCTGTAAAAAGCGCTGACAAGAGTCCCAGCGAGACGGTGTCTAGAACGGTTGCTGATGTATTACAGAAATTGTTGA GTGTGGGACTGATTGATAGTGAAGCACAAGTACGCTATGGAGTACTTACATCTTTAGACCCTACTTTTGATCATCACTTAGCTCAAGCAGAGTCTTTGGAAGCGTTATTTATTGCCCTGCAAGATGAAGAATTTCGGATACGCGAG gtaGCTTTGTTTACCATAGGACGTTTGAGTTGTATGAATCCGTCATATATTACACCGAGTTTAAGGAAGGTGTTGGTGCAGCTTCTTACGGAATTAGAACACTCTGGAATAGGAAGAAATAAGGAACAAGGAGCTATTCTTCTTGATCATTTGGTAGTGAGGGCACCTAGGATAATTCGACCCTATATGGAGCCAATATTAAAG GTATTAGTTCCTAAATTAAGGGAAGGTGAGCCAAATCCCGGAGTGATGATTTCTGTCCTCTCTACTATTGGAGACCTTGCAGAAGTTACTGGCGGCGATTCAGAGCTTCAGGTTTGGATGCAGGACTTAATG GCCACATTGTTAGAGATTCTTGGTGACGCTTCCGCCCCTGACAAAAGATGTGCTGCCTTAGTTACGTTGGGCCAACTTGTAGGTGCAACAGGGCATGTAGTTAAACCTTACAGTCAATATCCTACTCTGTTGGACGTGTTGCTcggatttttgaaaactgaGCAACATCCAACGATTCGTCGTGAAACTATTCGAGTTTTAGGCTTGTTAG GAGCTTTAGATCCTTATAGGCATAAGATGCAAAAAGGTGAAATTGACCACCTTCCTCAAGCTCCCACGTTAATTCCTATGCcggataaaaatttaaatgaagataGTGATCTTACTTCAAGTGAGATGCTTGTGAATATGAGTTCCAGTACTTTAGAGGAATATTATTTAG ccATGGCTATAGCGACATTGTTAAAGATAATTCGGGATCCAGCTTTATCACAATACCATACTATAGTGGTTCAAGCCGTAACATTCACGTTCAAAAGTTTAGGAATTAAGTGCGTACCGTATATAGCACAG GTTCTTCCAAGTTTGCTAAATGTCGTTCGATCCGCTGATGTAAATGCTCGAGAGTTCTTATTCCAGCAACTAGCACAACTAATCGCTATAGTGAAGCAGCATATTCGCAACTACCTTGACGACATATGTGAATTAATTAAGGAATTTTGGACACCGTATTGTGCTATCCAAG GAACTATAATCCTTCTTTTGGAGAATATTGCTGAGGCTTTAGGGGCAGAGTTTAAGGTATATCTGCCCCAGTTAATACCTCAAATATTACGGGTATTAAATCACGACAATTCCAAAGAGAAACAACATACAATAAAGTTATTGAAAGCTTTacacaaatttggaaataatttagACGACTACATGCATCTAGTGTTGCCACCTATTGTCAG GCTTATCGATGCCTCCGACTGTCCCGTGGCGGTTTCTAAACAGGCTTTAGAAACAATAGATCAATTGGCTGAGTTGATAGATCTCTCAGATTATATATCTAGAATTACCCATCCTCTAGTACGCACTATAGATCGAAATCCTGAGTTACGAGACACAGCATTGGACACGTTATGTTCATTAGTTACGCAACTAGGCagaaaattttgcatattCGTGCCCATGGTGCAGAGGGTGGTAGTGAGGCACAAAATTAATCACAGAAG GTGGGAAACTCTAGTTTCGTCCATTGAAAATGATTCTACAATGGCTGATGAGTTAGATTTACCCATACCGCGCAATAG ACAAAGGAAAAATCGGGATGTCGGGATATCCGGAGACTTATCTGCAATGCCGCAAAGACTGAAGGTGTCTGAGAAGAATCTACAACAAGCTTGGGTTCCTATTAGAGGTGTATCTAAG GATGATTGGTTGGAATGGGTTCGCGGCTTAAGTCTAGAACTTTTGAAGCAGTCCCCAATACCAGCGCTTAGGTCATGCCTGCCATTGGCTCAAACGTACTCACAACTTCCTCGAGATTTGTTCAATGCTGCCTTTGTCAGTTGCTGGACGGAACTAAACGAGAATATGCGAAAAGAA TTTTTAGGTTGTTTGGAACGAGCATTGACAGTGCCTGATGTCCCTGAAATCACCCAAACTATTCTTAATTTAGCCGAGTTTATGGAACATTGCGATAAAGGTCCGTTGCCTTTGGAAGGCCATTTGTTGGGCGAGTATGCTATGCATTGCAG AGCTTACGCTAAAGCTTTGCACTATAAAGAAGACGAATTTATACGGGGCGGCAGCAAAGATCATCGTGTAATAGAAGCACTCATTTCAATTAACAACAAATTACAACAAAAAGAGTCTGCGGAGGGTTTGTTACAATGTGTTATTTGTCAAGGAAACGAAGTGCAAGTGCag GTACAATGGTACGAGAAACTCCATAATTGGGATAAAGCACTGGGAATGTATAAGGATAAATTAAACAGTGATCCATCTGATCAAGATGCCTGCTTGGGACAAATGAG aTGCCTTGAAGCCCTAGGTGAATGGGGCCAATTACatgaagtttttgaaaataaatcttccatTCTAGTAGAGGATAACAAACAAAAGGCTTGTCGGTTAGCGTTAGCTTCTGCTTTTGGTCTGCATAATTACCATTCAATGGAGAA GTTCGTCAAGGTCATTCCACAAGATACCCTGGATGGTTCATTTTACAGAGCTATCTTGGCCATACATAAAGAACAGTACAAATTAGCCCAagatttcataaatatttccaGAGATATGATCGATACAGAGTTGACAGCCATGGCTGGAGAGAGTTACCAAAGGGCATACGGCGCTATGGTGCATGTACAAATGTTGAGTGAATTGGAAGAG GTTATGCAATATAAGTTGGTTCCGGAACGGCGAGAAACTTTAAAGCAAATGTGGTGGGAAAGGCTGCAAGCAGGACAGAAACTAGTAGAAGACTGGCAAAAGCTAATTCAAGTTCACTCTTTAGTTCTTCAGCCTCACGAGGACGTAAATTCTTGGTTGAAATATGCAGCCCTCTGTAGAAAAAACGGTTCTGTG AAACCATCAGGTAAAACTTTGATAATGCTGCTGGGTTACGATCCTGAACTCACCCCACATAAACCACTACCCGTGTCCCAACCCCAAGTTACGTATGCTTACTGCAAACATTTGTGGCATGTGGGAGAAAGGCAGAGAGCATTTGACCAATTGCAAAGGTTCCTTACTTCGTACGTTCAAATGGAAGGAGTAGATTCTAGCGTAGAGGAGAGACACAGACTTTTAGCAAG GTGTTATCTAAAACTGGGAACATGGCAAGAAAGTTTAGATGGTATCAATCCCGTTTCCATTAGATCTgttttgatgtgttatgaaaaAGCTACAGAATATGATAAAAACTGGTATAAGGCCTGGCACTCTTGGGCCTACATTAACTTCGAAACTGTACTCTTGTACCGCAACAAATCGGAAAAGGATCAAGATAATTCGCATGGCAGTCAGATGGAGAGAAGCAGCCAAGAAATTGACCTTACTGAACACACAGTTTCTGCTGTCAAGGGATTTTTTAA ATCCATCGATTTGTCACGAGGGAGTTCTCTTCAAGATACGTTGCGCTTGTTAACTTTATGGTTTGAACACGGGACATCGCCTCAAGTATCGGAAGCTATATCGGACGGTATTCGCACGGTCGATAAGAACACATGGTTGCAAGTGATTCCTCAGTTAATTGCCCGCATAGACACGAACAGATCACTGGTGTcaaaaagtataaattatttgttgGTTGATATTGGGAAAATACATCCTCAG gcACTTGTATATCCCTTGACAGTGGCGTCAAAAAGTAATTCAGCGCTCAGGCGAAGTGCCGctaataaaattcttaagtCTATGAGCGAACATTCTCCGACTTTGGTCAGACAGGCTATTACGGCCTCTGAGGAGCTTATCAGAGTTGCTATTTTATGGCATGAGATGTGGCATGAAGGGTTAGAAGAAGCATCTAG GTTATTTTTCGGTGAAAGGAACGTCGATGGGATGCTCAGAATTCTGGATCCACTGCACCAAATGATGCAAAGAGGACCGCAAACTTTAAAGGAAACCAGTTTTACTCAAGCGTATGGAAGGGATTTAACTGAAGCACACGATTGGTGTCGAAAATATCGGGCTTCTG GAAACATAAGGGATTTAAATCAGGCTTGGGATTTGTATTACCATGTGTTCAGAAGGATTTCTAGACAGCTACCTCAGCTGACGTCTCTAGAATTACACTATGTTTCACCAAATCTGCTGAAATGTCAAGACTTAGAACTTGCCGTACCAGGAAGTTATGCACCAGGACAACCTATCGTACGGATTGCTTATTTTCAGAGATCATTGGAA GTGATAACGTCCAAACAAAGACCGAGAAAATTAATCATCCGTGGCAGCAACGGCAAAGATTACATGTTCCTATTAAAGGGCCATGAGGATCTTAGACAAGACGAAAGAGTGATGCAGCTATTCGGTTTAGTTAATACGCTTTTACAAAAAGACCCGGACACCTTCCGTCGGAATTTAACAATTCAGCGCTATGTCGTAATACCACTAAGTACGAAAAGCGGTTTAATTGGGTGGGTCCCACACTGCGACACACTGCACACCTTAATTAGAGACTACAGGGACAAGAAGAAAATCCTTTTGAATATCGAGCATAGGATTATGTTGAGAATGGCACCGGATTATGACCATCTTACCGTAATGCAAAAG GTTGAAGTTTTTGAGCACGCCTTAGAACACACGCATGGAGATGACTTAGCCAGACTGCTGTGGCTCAAAAGTCCATCTTCAGAAGTGTGGTTTGAGAGGAGGACAAATTACACAAGATCTTTGGCTGTGATGTCTATGGTTGGCTACATATTAGGCTTGGGAGATAGACACCCGTCTAATTTGATGTTGGATCGCTTAAgtggaaaaattattcatattgaTTTCGGCGATTGTTTCGAA gttGCTATGGATAGAGAGAAATTTCCGGAGAAAATTCCTTTCCGGCTCACTCGTATGCTTATTAATGCAATGGAGGTCACGGGAATTGAAGGAACTTATCGACGCACATGCGAAAGCGTGATGTCGGTGCTGCATCGCAATAAGGACAGTTTAATGGCGGTCTTGGAGGCCTTTGTGTATGATCCGTTGTTGAATTGGCGCCTGATTGAGACTCCTCACAGAAACAA GTCTAATACGGGTGAAGTCGGTAGCTATTCAACGGGAACTTCCCAAGATGACCTACCTGAGTCTTTAAGTGTTATCCACCGAAGATCTGTACTAGCCGAGACGGTCAACGAAGGGTCACAACCGGAAATGGTCAGCAAAAAGGCTGTCACCATTATAAACAG agtTCGAGATAAATTGACCAGCAAAGATTTCCATTCAGAAGAAATGCTGGACATTTCAAAACAAGTAGAATTACTAATACAACACGCCACCAGCAACGAAAACCTTTGTCAGTGCTACATTGGCTGGTGTCCATTTTggtaa